The sequence GCACCTTTTTAGTGTAGGGATTCTATAAATGTTGTCTTTGTTTCATGTTTACTATTGCAGCATCCtggagatacatttttttttttttcctttttggattaGATGAGAAAATCCATGCAAAGCACCTACTACGATAGCTGGCATATAGTGAGGACTCCCCCCAAAAAGTTAATgttaatgttaatttaaaatgttaatgtaattGATATCCAAATTATCTCTTGATGGGAATGGAATAAATTGGTGACAACGTTTAGAATGGTAAAGATAGTTGgcttaaataatttagaaataattgtgTTCAGATGCTGTTCTTAACAACATATGACATCTGGTAACACGGAACTGACTTTAAATGAAAACTTGTCTATGTAAtagttttttttccaaagtaaagGCAATTGAAGAAgtagtaaaatagaaaaataaataaataaataaatagtttcaaACTCTGTGCTTTGGCAAAGTGGTGCTGAAAATGGCCAACCTACTGTGTGTTCCTCCTAACTCCTTTCCATATGATTCGTTGTAGACAGAGCCACAGCCGCACAGGAGTGAAATTCACTCCCGGACAGTCAGTCCCAATACTGATGAAGCTGAGAAGCAGCCACAATGCTGTGAGTGACACTCTCACATTTATTAATTCGTGTTTCCTAGAGGCAAGGGCCAAAAGATAtttacctaattttattttttctcttttagtcaAAAACACTAAATGCCAGTAATATGGAGACGCTAATCGAATGTCAATCAGAGGTAAGAAAgcaatttttgaaactttttatcTGTACTGTGAGAAGGTGGAAAACTTTGTTTTATTGAATATTATTTGGGTTGAATATTAATTATCAGAGTAGTAAATTAACATCACACATGTAGTAAATTAAACACATTAATTAGGATCTTATACAATGACAATCGAGACTTTAATATtgcctctagaagctagaaaaaaacATCAATGCACTCTACtgacttcatttttaatatgaataaaatgttgtatgtgtgttttgtggGGAAAGACTCGATAGGTTTCTTCAGTCACTAtatttaactgaaataaaaatgtttttagggTGACATCAAGGAACATCCCCTGTTGGCATCATGTGAGAGTGAAGACAGTATTTGCCAGCTCATTGGTGAGTTTTGAAAACATACTGATCTTTTATGTAAGTGCTAACAACCAGCGTTCTTGGTTTGCAAAACCACAGCGTTTTTACTCTACTAGGAATTTTTTTGTATAAGTGTTCTGTTAAAGACCGCAGAACATTAACCCTTAAATGGCAGGTGTGCTCCAACTCACTAGAGCCGGGAGTGCTGCGAGCGGAAAGAGCCTCTCCACAGAGAATCCCCCAGTTCTGCCAAGGGTTTTTAATGCGGTTCCGTCTCCTGGCCATGTATGTTTCCACAATTAGCATGCAcacatttgaaaacacacagcgtcttttccattttcttccttctcttatgGAGAACGCATCCAAGAGCCTATGAAGCAACTGTTGCTGATCTCAAATCCCAAAGGACCCACCATTCGCtctcaatttttttcataatgcATTTCATTACAGCACAACCCTGACCCAGTTCTCCTGAACCATACAGGCCACTTCTTTCTCATCACGCTTCCACTTGCCAATCTAAAATGTACAGAAACATATGCCAATGCATTTAGAAAATATAGCCTTtataattagtttaaaaaaaaaaaaggagaaggaaggaaggaaaagaaaagaaagaaggaaacttttGAGATTGCAATATCCATTGCACACACATCTTGTGGATTTCGGAAGGACAGAATATCTTGATAACGTTTTGCTGATAATTTCCAGTTGCCAGATGTAGGTTCAGACCTTCCTGCTGCGATTCGTATTTGCCTCTGTCCTAAAGCAGCGACCTGGAAAACCCAGGTGACCAGTCACCCGGAAGGAAGAATGGTGTTAGCTCCCTCTAGTGGCTATGTAGTGCCTGCGAGGCTGCAAAGGGTTGGAGCCGGCCCTGCTATGTGCCTTCGAAGAGATACTGAGCAAGTCACTTCCTCACCTTTTAAGTTTCGTTTTCTTCGCCAATTAAAGGAGGAAATCAAAATAATCTATTTCATATCAGAAATTTCCTCTATAGTTATTCAGGCCAGTAGGTTAAGATGGTTGTTTATGATCTGCACAGTTAGGTTTTGCTAATTCTCTGTAGCAAACAGCTGGAAAGAGTGAAAACAGGAAAGGTGGAGGCTCTGAGGAACCCTGGTGTTGCTGTTTAGGGAACTGGTTGCCCTGGTAACAGTGTGGTTGTTTATCGGTTGGTTTTTCTGGATTAAGATTCACGCCCTTTGCTTTcttaagttttcaaaattattgttcTCACATGGCATATACTATCGACCACATTATGTGGCCAACGATACCCATTTTCTTACCTGGATCTTTGCGTATTAACACTGGAGTCTAATTTTTCTCGTTGCCTTGTTTTCTTGGCTGTAGAagttaagaagagaaagaaggtgcTGTCCTGGCCCTTTCTCATGAGAAGGCTCTCCCCTGCATCAGATTTTTCTGGGGCTTTGGAGACAGACTTGAAAGCATCACTATTTGATCAGCCCTTGTCAATTATCTGTGGTGGCAGTGACACACTCCCCAGACCCATCCAGGTAGGCatgcattttctcagaaacctaCTTCAGTTTTCAGCTGGACATGCAAAATACTCGGGAAATCTAAGTGTCATTCTCCTATGAAGTTTGTAGGGACTGATCTTCCATATTTTCCACTCTTCGACATGGCACTCCCACATAAGCACGCAGTTAGAAGAATATCTGACTGCTTCCATTCCAGAAATTGAAATTAGTTGTATTTGCCAATGAGCTCAGAGCTATGGTCCCTCCATTTCTCTGACTTCACAGAGTGAAGAATGCCGAAGATTTGTAGCTTCTGAAAAGTCTGAAGGGGAAACAGAATATAGACTTTGTGATCCAAAATCCAATGTTCATATGGAAGTATTTGAAATGAGAGAGCTCCAAAATGATTTTAGAAAGTGCAAAATTAGAGCTTTCACAATTTGCCTCCTCTTAGAAAAATATCGGGGTTGAGGAAGGCCATTGATAGCGACTGAACTGAAAGCAAAATCTGACATTAATATTCCTGTTAAGACTATCTCAGTATACTAGAGAAGATAACTAACTTTTAGAGAGATGATATTTTATGACAAGTAAAGTTAGAAACTGTTCATgtacattattttaattctttctgcAGTCTAAGCATAGATCTTCATGCATTAGTAGCAGCACAGTGTGTATCTTTGAACCAATGGTAATCCTTTCCTGTTCCTACTGCTGTTTCCTTTAGGACATTCTCACTATTCTATGCCTTAAAGGCCCTTCAAcggaagggatattcaggagagCAGCCAACGAGAAAGCCCGCAAGGAGCTGAAGGAGGAGCTCAACTCTGGGGATGCGGTGGATCTGGAGAGCCTCCCCGTGCACCTCCTCGCTGTGGTCTTTAAGGTGAGTTCAACACGCTTGCGCCAAATAACCTGCCAAGGGGCCCTGGCACATTCGTTCTCAGGATGCAAGAAATAGGCTCTTCTCTCCACACAGCAAGGTACACTGATcttggagttttatttttttcattaagccctttatttatttatttagtaagcACCTCTGTTTCCGTGACCTCAGATTCCAACAGAAAGCAATGCATTCTGCCCTCTCAAAACTTTGCCAACAACGGGCAATTTGATTGTTCCATGGCAGAATCCACATGCCAGAATCCAGTGGCCCCTCAGAACACACCCACCTGGGGATGGTGCCTCTGACTCTGCTTGATGTTAGAAAGTCGCAGAGAGACCAAGGGTGTTGCAGAGAGGGTTCCCTGGATTAATCAAATGCAGGAATGAAGGGGCACAATCTGTGATGGGCTAAGCATAGAGCACCCTGTGATGGAATGAAAACCAGGTGAAAACGAGGACATGGGACATCATACGGTACCAATAGGCCAATAGCCCGCTCTCATCCCCCAGGACTTCCTCAGAAGTATCCCCCGGAAGCTACTTTCAAGCGACCTCTTTGAGCAGTGGATGGGCACTCTGGAGATGCAGGACGAGGAGGACAGAATCGAGGCCCTGAAACAGTAAGTCATCCAAGTCATCAGTGATTGCCAGGCCGCATCACCTCCGTCTTCTGATTCTTTACACAACTTTGTAAAAGCTTCATGATCCCTGTTTCACGAGAATTGTGATGTTTAGGGAATCTGAGTGGAATTGCTTGTCCACTCCCAGAATAAAAACCAGAGGGTGCCCTGGACTTTTGAAGTTTAATTTTAgccaaatgaaaggaaatatttcttcaaaacGTAGGAAGTGAATTTCAATCCTCACAAATCCCAAGAGGTAGGGAAGTCTGAAAATGTAAGCTGTTCAAAAAAGTGTGAGATAAAATCCGACCTGAAAACTGTAACACAGGCTTGCCAGCAAAGTGTAGGAGTTTGGGGTTATCTTTAAGCTACATTGACTGGTGTCATGCAAGGCAACAGTTCTCCCATAAAACATCCCTCAGGATGCAGCCAGGCAATGGGGTGGGGGACGGTTGTTTTGTTCATAAAATTTCATAGCATATTTAATCCTCTTATAATTAACCAAAAGGAAAACTATATAATAACAAATTCCAGTGagagtaaaaataataacatatgcAATGGAAAGTGTGATCTGTTAGTGACTAGAGAATTCTAAAACCCAAGCTTTGAAATGTCAGCACGGTTATCACATCCTATGAAAGTCTATCTATATGTTATAATTGTCCCACATGGCTAAATATTTTCAATGACATATGTATAGAAATGAAGACATTAAAATGTCTGTCCCAAAATGAATATTCTAAGATTATCACCATGAGTTTCCACCTAGACATAAAGCATTTTTATAACAATTCcttcttctgagaaatgaaaagaatcaccatttcattttttgaaaaagagactTTAAGAAGTCTAATTTCTTAACATTAGGAACAATGTTGTGATTGAAGTGCTGCCTTATTATGAATATGCCCTTAGAAACTGATTtactcggctgggcgcagtggctcaggcctgtaatcccagcactttgggaggccaagacgggtggatcacaaggtcaggagatcgagaccatcctggctaacacggtgaaacctcgtctctaaaaaaaaaaaaaaaaaaacaaaaaacaaaaaactagccgggtgaggtggcaggcgcctctagtcccagctacttgggaggctgaggcaggagaatggcataaacccaggaggtggagcttgcagtgagctgagatcaggacactgcactccagcctgggcgacaaagagagactccttctcaaaaaaaaaaaaaaaaaaaagaaactgatttagTCTTCATAAAGATTTCTCAGAATGTTGTAAAAAGGTGTCGTCTTCATTTGGTGattatagtttgtttttgttttaaggcaAGAAAACCAGTCTAGCCAtgttagaaacagaaagaaattctaCATGGCTAAATGATTACTCaacaaaactattttctaaatataaatgcaaattctGATCTTTAATGCAGATTGGCTTCATAATTTAAGCTCTGTATAAATAATAAAGGGCTGAATTATTCGTGTCCCAATTATAAAGGCCAGTTTCTTAGCTCCTCAAGACCTTGCGGTTAACCAGCCTCACTCTGTGTCAGTTGCCACTGGAAGTGTCTGAATGAGCATTTCACAATATTACTTGTGAAAATGCACCTTCCTCATTTTAAAGGAAGTCTGGTTTCGGCAGAAACTCTCAGCTTGCTACACTGAAGACCATTAGCCTTTTTGAAAACTAACATCCCTTCACTTTATTCCAGGGTTGCAGATAAGCTTCCCCGGCCCAACCTCCTGCTGCTCAAGCACTTGGTCTATGTGCTACACCTCATCAGCAAGAACTCTGAGGTCAACAGGATGGACTCCAGCAACCTGGCCATCTGCATTGGACCCAACATGCTCACCCTGGAGAATGACCAGTGTCTGTCATTTGAAGCCCAGAAGGACCTGAACAACAAGGTTTGTTCTGCTTACTGATGAGAAATCCCCAACTTATGATCTCAGCATCTCTTTGCCAAATGCAGGCAATAAAATGCTTCTGAATGTCTCCAACTGAGTCAGCATCacagtgaaaatataaaatgcaaaatgcttTTGTCATAGTTCCACTCCCTCAGATACATGTATCTAATGAAACTGAATAAATCTGTGTCTTCTGTCGTCTGTGACACAGATAAGTGCTGCAAGTGTTTACATCACTCTCTCCCGATATAAAAAAAGcccttttgtttttgtggtttgtaCGACACAGTCTATCCGTCTATCGATCTGAGAAACTACTTacttaaatgaaaatgttattaatactttaattttttgtatgttcttAAATTTAAATGCATGTCTCAAAACTCCAAGGAGTATCTAACTTTAATGTATATGATTGTTGGCATGgcggctcaggtctgtaatctcagcactttgggaggccgaggcaggtgaattgcctgagctcaggagtttgagaccagcctgggcaacatgacaaaatcccatctccactaaaaatagaaaaaattagccgggcctggtggcacatgcctgtagtcccagctactcggaaggcggaggcaggagaatcagttgagcccgggaggtggaggttgcagtgagccgagatggcgccactgcactccagcctggtgacagagtgagagcctgtctcacaaaaataaaaagtatctgaTTGTTATCAAATTTCTGTATGCTCTTTTCAGACACATAAAGATCTCAAATTCTCATTTTGGCATGTGACTCCACTGTGTCCCCATTCTTCCTCacctccctaaaaaaaaaaaaaaaaaaaagtcttcaagcTGACAAATTGCTTACTTTTCCTCACAGGTGAAGACGCTGGTGGAATTCCTCATTGATAACTGCTTTGAAATATTTGGGGAGAACATTCCAGTACATTCTAGTATCACTTCTGTTGACTCCCTGGAGCACACTGACAGTTCAGGTATGGAATGTGCTATCATTTGATTACGATTGTAGGGAAAAGTTCATGCCAGGCTGCCCGTCATGTAAAGCATCTCTGATGTATGAGGTAGAAGTTACCTTCACAAATCCCCAAGTCAGACTAGACTCCAGTCCATTAAACTGAAAACCCTGCTCCGGGCTTTTCCTGCAGCACCTCTCAGACCGCAGATAGTCTTTGCCCCTTCCCAGTGTTCATCGCAAATCACTGCTGATTTCACTAAGTCACCGTTAGCCCTGGAGTTGGGTGAGAAACTTTTGTTTCCACTTCATGGCATATGACTCCATTACAATGGAAATGGGTCCAGTAAAAGGAgcggttttaaaaattaaggtcaATAAATTTGCAGTGAAATgctgttctctcttttcttattctctcctctctttctctccttcctctctcctttactcatttcctttccctatttttcttctgatctcaaaataaattcagaaagaaaCAAACTTTTCATATGGTACATTTCTTGTCATATCAAGCCCCTAAGTAGTTCTGCTAATAAATCACCTAGTACCCTGATTGGTATGAGCAGGGTGAACTGTAGCAAAGTTCATTTCTAAAAGCACCTGAATGGCCatgcgtagtggctcacgcctgtaatcctagcactttgggaggccaaagcaagcatatcacctgagatcaggagttcgaaaccagcctagctaacatggtgaaaccccctctctactaaaaatagaaaaaacagccaggcatggtgacgggcgcctgtaatcccagctattctggaggctgaggcaggagaattgcttgaacccaggaggaggaggttgcagtgagccgagaccgcatcactgcactccagcctgggcaacaaagcaagactctgtctcaaaaaaaaaaaaaaatacaaatacaaataaataaataaacccaaacaAATGTTGAACTGCTCCTTGACTTCCCCCAGATGTGTCGACCCTGCAGAATGACTCAGCCTACGACAGCAACGATCCTGATGTGGAATCCAACAGCAGCAGTGGCATCAGCTCTCCCAGCAGGCAGCCCCAGGTGCCCATGGCCATAGCTGCTGGCTTTGACAGTGGGGGCCCACAGGATGCCCGAGAGGTCAGCCCAGAGCCCATTGTGAGCACCGTGGCCAGGCTGAAAAGCTCCCTCGCACAGCCCGATAGGAGGTACTCAGAGCCCAGCATGCCGTCCTCCCAGGAGTGCCTTGAGAGCCGGGTGACAAACCAAACACTAACAAAGAGTGAAGGGGACTTCCCCGTGCCCCGGGTAGGCTCTCGTTTGGAAAGGGAGGAGGCTGAAGACCCATTTCCAGAGGAGGTCTTCCCTGCAGTGCAAGGCAAAACCAAGAGGCCGGTGGACCTGAAGATCAAGAACTTGACCCCGGGTTCAATGCTCCCGAGGGCACTGGTTCCCAAAGCCTTCTCCAGCAGCTCGCTGGACGCGTCCTCTGACAGCTCACCCGTGGCTTCTCCTTCCAGTCCcaaaagaaatttcttcagcAGACATCAGTCTTTCaccacaaagacagaaaaaggcAAGCCCAgcagagaaattaaaaagcacTCCATGTCTTTCTCCTTTGCCCCTCACAAAAAAGTGCTGACCAAAAACCTCAGCGCAGGGTCTGGGAAATCGCAAGACTTTACCAGGGACCACGTCCCAAGGGGTGTCAGAAAGGAAAGCCAGCTTGCCGGCCGAATCGTGCAGGAAAATGGGTCTGAAACCCACAATCAAACAACCCGCGCCTTCTGCCCGAGACCCCACGCCCTCTCGGTGGATGATGTGTTCCAGGGAGCTGACTGGGAGAGGCCTGGAAGCCCACCCTCTTATGAAGAGGCCATGCAGGGCCCGGCAGCCCGACTCGCGGCCTACGGGAGCCAGACCGTGGGGAGCATGACCGTGGGGAGCATGAGAGCGAGGATGCTGGAGGTGGACTCCCTCCTACCCCCTCTTCCACCTGCTCACCACACAGGAGACTCAAGACACAGGGACAGCAAAGAGCCACTCCCTGGCCACGGACTCTCTCCCCTGCCTGAGCGATGGAAACAGAGCAGAACTGTCCATGCTTCTTGGGACTCTCTGGGGCATGTGTCTGGCCCAGGGAGACCTGAACTCCTCCGGCTGAGGACCGTCTCCGAGTCTGTGCAGAGGAATAAGCGGGACTGTCTCATGCGACGATGTAGCCAGCCGGTCTTTGAGGCTGACCAGTTCCAATATGCCAAAGAATCGTATATTTAGGAGGGAGGCCATACGCCATGCCATAGCTTGTGCTATCTGTAAATATGAGACTTGTAAAGAACTGCCTTTAGATTGTGGTTTTAAAAGGTCTTGAATAAGCTCCTTTAGAACGCTGTGCAAAGCCCTCCTTAGTGAGGATAGCTACACCATGGCCATGGTGCATCAGATAGTCTGTGTGTACCCGGATTTGTGCAATATGtaacaaatgtataaaatgtattatagatAAGGTGTTAGGTGCAAAGAATGTCTAATAATCCCTGCATACGTTTGTGGATTTGCAGTGAAGTACATTGCTGTTCCTTGCTTCCTGGGGCACTTTTCTCTTGGCTAGTGTTTGAAAATTATCTTTGCTTTTATAATGTGGCCTCAAATGTCATGccaattttcacattttccacAAACTCCATTTAGGGAGAAGTGTTTAAACCCCCGGTAAGTTTACTCTATACCAGAGTAAACTATATATTACTCCATATAAGCAGCCTTGCAATAACTAATCACCACCATAGACGAAAGAAACAGACTGCAAGGAACAGAGCTGAGCGTCTGGAGCCATCAAAGGCATTAAAAACTCCAGCAAAAGCAGAGGTCATAGCAAAAATCATGAAAAACACTTCAACCTGTCCTTTCAATCATCCAATTAAATTTGggtaaattaatgaaaaatgtattatatcaatattaactCATCTACAGCACTTTGAGTTTCTTTGTAATTCATGATGTCCTATCCTATAGTGTGGAggtaaatgattttatttgcatTGGGGGTCATATATAAAACTTCAATGTAATTTCACTACAATAAATTGCCTTCcttatttgaaagtaaaaatgttcatttttttattgacATGTTACCTCCTTTCCCTCGATTAATAGAAATCCACCGAGAAAATCATTCACATATTGGTTcactcaacaagcatttattgaatatatattcacTATTCTAGACTAATAGCAAGACTGGAGATCTTGTTTAGGAAGAAGCAGTCTCTGTTCTCCAGAATTTGCAAAACCATAAAAAAGTACCTACTTtaagccattttctttttcagcaaccAGTCATTCTGCCAGAAAAATGTAGTACACAAATAAAggataatataataaatgtaaaatttctcaTTTCTAGCGAATTAAACTTTCCAGTAATTTtacatctcatctcatctcattcTTATGAGGCTCACTTTGCTTAATGATTGGCAAACATAATGGTAAAATGTTTGTAATGTATTAGAACTTTACTGCTCAATTATTAAGATATTTATCCAGTATCTTTGAGATACTGGACTTCAATTTTCCTTATTtcatcaactttttaaaagaaaatatcatacatGCTTCTCATTTGCTATAGAAATATGTTGTGTTGAGTCTTTTCAGAGATGATTTATCAATAATGTTGTGCAACGTTAATAATGTTGTAAATAGACTGCTCAAGGCAGCACACTCAGAcctaatattaaaaatactttattgatgggccaggcgtggtggctcatgcctgtaatcccagcactttgggaggccgaggtggacagatcatttgagatcgggagtttgagaccagcctggccaacatggtgaaaccccatctctactaaaaatacaaaacatagccaggtgtggtgctgggcacctgtagtcccagctacttgggaggctgaggcaggagaatcacttaaatccggaaggcagaggttgcagtgagccgagatcatgccactgtactcccattggggtgacagagtgagacttggtctcaaaaaattaaaataataaataaataaaataaaaataaaaatactttattaagcaccaataatatataaatttcatGGGGGCAGAGCTCAACTGACTGCTAAATTAAGCAGTCC comes from Theropithecus gelada isolate Dixy chromosome 4, Tgel_1.0, whole genome shotgun sequence and encodes:
- the TAGAP gene encoding T-cell activation Rho GTPase-activating protein isoform X1; its protein translation is MKLRSSHNASKTLNASNMETLIECQSEGDIKEHPLLASCESEDSICQLIEVKKRKKVLSWPFLMRRLSPASDFSGALETDLKASLFDQPLSIICGGSDTLPRPIQDILTILCLKGPSTEGIFRRAANEKARKELKEELNSGDAVDLESLPVHLLAVVFKDFLRSIPRKLLSSDLFEQWMGTLEMQDEEDRIEALKQVADKLPRPNLLLLKHLVYVLHLISKNSEVNRMDSSNLAICIGPNMLTLENDQCLSFEAQKDLNNKVKTLVEFLIDNCFEIFGENIPVHSSITSVDSLEHTDSSDVSTLQNDSAYDSNDPDVESNSSSGISSPSRQPQVPMAIAAGFDSGGPQDAREVSPEPIVSTVARLKSSLAQPDRRYSEPSMPSSQECLESRVTNQTLTKSEGDFPVPRVGSRLEREEAEDPFPEEVFPAVQGKTKRPVDLKIKNLTPGSMLPRALVPKAFSSSSLDASSDSSPVASPSSPKRNFFSRHQSFTTKTEKGKPSREIKKHSMSFSFAPHKKVLTKNLSAGSGKSQDFTRDHVPRGVRKESQLAGRIVQENGSETHNQTTRAFCPRPHALSVDDVFQGADWERPGSPPSYEEAMQGPAARLAAYGSQTVGSMTVGSMRARMLEVDSLLPPLPPAHHTGDSRHRDSKEPLPGHGLSPLPERWKQSRTVHASWDSLGHVSGPGRPELLRLRTVSESVQRNKRDCLMRRCSQPVFEADQFQYAKESYI
- the TAGAP gene encoding T-cell activation Rho GTPase-activating protein isoform X2, which gives rise to MGTLEMQDEEDRIEALKQVADKLPRPNLLLLKHLVYVLHLISKNSEVNRMDSSNLAICIGPNMLTLENDQCLSFEAQKDLNNKVKTLVEFLIDNCFEIFGENIPVHSSITSVDSLEHTDSSDVSTLQNDSAYDSNDPDVESNSSSGISSPSRQPQVPMAIAAGFDSGGPQDAREVSPEPIVSTVARLKSSLAQPDRRYSEPSMPSSQECLESRVTNQTLTKSEGDFPVPRVGSRLEREEAEDPFPEEVFPAVQGKTKRPVDLKIKNLTPGSMLPRALVPKAFSSSSLDASSDSSPVASPSSPKRNFFSRHQSFTTKTEKGKPSREIKKHSMSFSFAPHKKVLTKNLSAGSGKSQDFTRDHVPRGVRKESQLAGRIVQENGSETHNQTTRAFCPRPHALSVDDVFQGADWERPGSPPSYEEAMQGPAARLAAYGSQTVGSMTVGSMRARMLEVDSLLPPLPPAHHTGDSRHRDSKEPLPGHGLSPLPERWKQSRTVHASWDSLGHVSGPGRPELLRLRTVSESVQRNKRDCLMRRCSQPVFEADQFQYAKESYI